One stretch of Streptomyces sp. R21 DNA includes these proteins:
- a CDS encoding M4 family metallopeptidase, which translates to MRRTPRRAAAAGALVAAASLLAVGIQTVPATAKPAAPHPSPLRTGGLEAKLTPAQHTALLRNASKKTAATARSIGLGAKEKLVVKDVVKDNDGTVHTRYERTYAGLPVLGGDVVVHTPPASLASGTVSTTFNNKHTVKVATTTAAFTKSAAQSRALKTAKDLKAAKPTADSARKVIWAGSGTPKLAWETVVGGFQDDGTPSKLHVITDATTGKELHRYQGVETGTGNTQYSGTVSLSTTLSGSTYQLYDTTRGGHKTYSLNNATSGTGTLMTDSDDVWGTGSGSNTQTAGADAAYGAQETWDFYKNTFGRSGIKNDGVAAYSRVHYSTAYVNAFWDDDCFCMTYGDGSGSTHALTSIDVAGHEMSHGVTSNTAGLDYSGESGGLNEATSDIFGTGVEFYAGNSTDVGDYLIGEKIDINGDGSPLRYMDQPSKDGGSADSWYSGVGNLDVHYSSGPANHMFYLLSEGSGSKVINGVTYNSPTSDGVAVAGIGRAAALQIWYKALTTYMTSSTNYAGARTAALNAATALYGSSSTQYAGVANAFAGINVGSHVTPPTSGVTVTNPGSQSSTVGTAVSLQISASSTNSGSLTYAATGLPTGLSINSSTGAITGTPTTAGSYSSTVTVTDSTGATGTASFTWTVSSSGGGSCTSTQLLGNQGFESGNTTWTASSGVIDNSSSEAAHSGSYKAWLDGYGSTHTDTLSQSVTIPSGCTGTTFTFYLHIDSSETTTSTQYDKLTVTAGSTTLATYSNLNKATGYVQKSFSLSAFAGSTVTLKFTGVEDSSLQTSFVVDDTAVTTS; encoded by the coding sequence GTGAGACGAACCCCCCGTAGAGCGGCCGCGGCCGGAGCCCTGGTGGCCGCCGCGTCCCTTCTCGCCGTCGGCATCCAGACGGTCCCGGCGACCGCCAAGCCCGCCGCCCCCCACCCCAGCCCCCTGCGCACCGGGGGCCTGGAGGCGAAGCTGACCCCCGCCCAGCACACGGCGCTGCTGAGGAACGCGTCGAAGAAGACCGCTGCGACCGCACGGTCGATCGGTCTGGGCGCCAAGGAGAAGCTGGTCGTCAAGGACGTCGTCAAGGACAACGACGGCACCGTCCACACCCGTTACGAGCGCACCTACGCCGGTCTGCCCGTGCTCGGCGGCGACGTGGTCGTGCACACCCCGCCGGCCTCCCTGGCCTCCGGCACGGTGAGCACCACGTTCAACAACAAGCACACCGTGAAGGTCGCCACGACCACCGCGGCCTTCACCAAGTCCGCCGCTCAGAGCAGGGCGCTCAAGACCGCCAAGGACCTCAAGGCGGCCAAGCCCACCGCGGACAGCGCCCGCAAGGTGATCTGGGCCGGCAGCGGCACCCCGAAGCTCGCCTGGGAGACCGTGGTCGGCGGCTTCCAGGACGACGGCACGCCCAGCAAGCTGCACGTCATCACCGACGCCACCACCGGCAAGGAACTCCACCGCTACCAGGGCGTCGAGACCGGCACCGGCAACACCCAGTACAGCGGCACGGTGTCGCTGAGCACGACCCTGTCCGGGTCGACGTACCAGCTGTACGACACCACGCGCGGCGGCCACAAGACGTACAGCCTCAACAACGCCACGTCGGGCACCGGCACCCTGATGACGGACTCCGACGACGTGTGGGGCACCGGTTCCGGGTCCAACACACAGACGGCGGGCGCGGACGCGGCCTACGGGGCCCAGGAGACCTGGGACTTCTACAAGAACACCTTCGGCCGCAGCGGCATCAAGAACGACGGGGTCGCCGCCTACAGCCGCGTCCACTACAGCACCGCGTACGTCAACGCCTTCTGGGACGACGACTGCTTCTGCATGACGTACGGCGACGGCTCGGGCAGCACGCACGCGCTCACCTCAATCGACGTCGCGGGCCACGAGATGAGCCACGGTGTCACGTCCAACACCGCGGGCCTGGACTACAGCGGGGAGTCCGGCGGCCTCAACGAGGCGACCTCCGACATCTTCGGCACGGGCGTGGAGTTCTACGCGGGCAACTCGACCGACGTGGGCGACTACCTCATCGGCGAGAAGATCGACATCAACGGCGACGGTTCGCCGCTGCGTTACATGGACCAGCCGAGCAAGGACGGCGGCTCCGCGGACAGTTGGTACTCGGGCGTCGGCAACCTGGACGTGCACTACTCCTCGGGCCCGGCGAACCACATGTTCTACCTGCTCTCCGAGGGCAGCGGCAGCAAGGTCATCAACGGCGTGACCTACAACAGCCCGACCTCCGACGGCGTGGCCGTCGCGGGCATCGGCCGGGCCGCCGCCCTGCAGATCTGGTACAAGGCGCTGACGACGTACATGACGTCCAGCACCAACTACGCCGGGGCCCGCACCGCCGCGCTGAACGCCGCGACGGCGCTGTACGGCTCCAGCTCCACCCAGTACGCGGGCGTGGCGAACGCCTTCGCCGGCATCAACGTGGGCAGCCACGTCACCCCGCCGACCAGCGGCGTGACGGTCACCAACCCGGGCAGCCAGTCGTCGACCGTCGGCACCGCGGTGAGCCTGCAGATCTCGGCCAGCTCCACCAACAGCGGCTCCCTGACGTACGCGGCGACCGGCCTGCCCACGGGCCTGTCGATCAACAGCTCCACGGGCGCCATCACCGGCACCCCGACGACGGCCGGCAGCTACAGCAGCACCGTCACGGTGACCGACAGCACCGGCGCGACCGGTACGGCGTCCTTCACCTGGACCGTCAGCTCCTCCGGAGGCGGCTCCTGCACCTCAACGCAGCTGCTGGGCAACCAGGGCTTCGAGTCCGGCAACACCACCTGGACGGCATCCAGCGGAGTGATCGACAACTCCAGCAGCGAGGCGGCCCACAGCGGCTCGTACAAGGCGTGGCTGGACGGCTACGGCTCCACGCACACCGACACGCTGTCCCAGTCGGTGACGATCCCGAGCGGCTGCACGGGCACCACGTTCACGTTCTACCTGCACATCGACTCGTCGGAGACGACCACCAGCACGCAGTACGACAAGCTGACGGTCACCGCCGGATCGACCACCCTGGCGACCTACTCCAACCTCAACAAGGCCACCGGGTACGTGCAGAAGTCCTTCAGCCTCTCGGCGTTCGCCGGCTCCACCGTCACCCTGAAGTTCACCGGCGTCGAGGACTCCTCGCTGCAGACGAGCTTCGTGGTGGACGACACGGCGGTCACGACGAGCTGA
- a CDS encoding YcxB family protein, whose amino-acid sequence MDMGGGAAHDVRPDMQESVELAYRPSVADFTSALRARRRISRAGRTRFAVVGVAALFVLAQAAVALAGHRVAKFPLIWIVCTVVLLSLTPWLQARQVFRLAERQGTFRVVVSDAGVTVTTDNTTTTVNWVAQPRYRETADVFALFSADRNAVGFTVLPKRGVQHPADVDRLRALLDRNLTRV is encoded by the coding sequence ATGGACATGGGTGGGGGAGCCGCACACGATGTGCGGCCGGACATGCAGGAATCGGTCGAGCTGGCGTACCGGCCGAGTGTCGCGGACTTCACGTCGGCGCTGCGGGCGCGCAGGCGGATCAGCCGGGCGGGCCGGACAAGGTTCGCGGTCGTGGGCGTCGCGGCCCTCTTCGTCCTCGCGCAGGCCGCGGTCGCGCTGGCCGGGCACCGAGTGGCGAAGTTCCCGCTGATCTGGATCGTCTGCACGGTGGTGCTGCTGTCCCTGACCCCCTGGCTCCAGGCGCGGCAGGTCTTCCGCCTCGCCGAGCGGCAGGGCACCTTCCGCGTGGTCGTGTCGGACGCCGGGGTGACGGTGACCACCGACAACACCACGACCACCGTCAACTGGGTCGCACAGCCCCGCTACCGCGAGACCGCGGACGTGTTCGCCCTGTTCAGCGCCGACAGGAACGCCGTCGGCTTCACCGTGCTGCCCAAGCGGGGCGTCCAGCACCCGGCCGACGTGGACCGGCTGCGGGCGCTCCTCGACCGCAACCTGACCCGCGTCTGA
- a CDS encoding transcriptional repressor, translating to MTTAGSPVRGRSTRQRAAVAAALDEVDEFRSAQELHDMLKHKGDSVGLTTVYRTLQSLADAGEVDVLRTSEGESVYRRCSSGEHHHHLVCRVCGKAVEVEGPAVEKWAEAIAAEHGYVNVAHTVEIFGTCADCAAAKG from the coding sequence GTGACAACCGCTGGATCGCCCGTACGCGGCCGTTCCACCCGGCAGCGTGCCGCCGTGGCGGCAGCGCTCGACGAGGTGGACGAGTTCCGCAGTGCGCAGGAGCTCCACGACATGCTCAAGCACAAGGGCGACTCGGTCGGGCTGACGACCGTCTACCGCACGCTCCAGTCCCTCGCCGACGCCGGCGAGGTCGACGTCCTGCGCACCTCCGAGGGCGAGTCCGTCTACCGTCGCTGCTCCTCCGGCGAGCACCACCACCACCTCGTCTGCCGCGTCTGCGGCAAGGCCGTCGAGGTGGAGGGCCCGGCCGTGGAGAAGTGGGCCGAGGCGATCGCGGCGGAGCACGGGTATGTGAACGTGGCGCACACCGTGGAGATCTTCGGCACGTGCGCCGACTGCGCGGCGGCGAAGGGCTGA
- a CDS encoding metal ABC transporter permease, which produces MTILDYAFMQRALLAAVLIGITAPAVGIYLVQRRQALMGDGIGHVAMTGVGLGFLLSWSPVWMATLVSVVGAVLMELIRWYGKTRGDIALAMLFYGGMAGGVMLINLAPGGSNANLLSYLFGSLTTVSQEDVTAICLLAAFVVLVTVGLRRQLFAVSQDEEFARVTGLPVRALNLLTAVTAAVTVTVAMRIVGLLLVSALMVVPVAAAQQLSRSFAVTFAVAVAIGVGVTIGGTVTTYYVDVPPGATIVLMAIGVFMLLTALAAPLARRRARAAALETGDPAECAIPATRDPSGKVGV; this is translated from the coding sequence ATGACCATCCTCGACTACGCCTTCATGCAGCGGGCCCTGCTCGCCGCCGTCCTCATCGGGATCACCGCACCTGCCGTCGGCATCTACCTCGTGCAGCGCCGCCAGGCCCTGATGGGCGACGGAATCGGCCACGTCGCGATGACCGGCGTCGGCCTCGGTTTCCTGTTGTCCTGGTCCCCGGTGTGGATGGCGACGCTCGTCTCCGTGGTCGGCGCGGTCCTCATGGAGCTGATCCGCTGGTACGGCAAGACGCGCGGCGACATCGCGCTCGCGATGCTCTTCTACGGGGGCATGGCGGGCGGTGTGATGCTGATCAACCTTGCGCCGGGCGGCAGCAACGCCAACCTCTTGTCGTACCTCTTCGGCTCGCTCACGACGGTCTCGCAGGAGGACGTGACGGCGATCTGCCTCCTTGCGGCCTTCGTCGTCCTCGTCACCGTCGGCCTGCGCCGGCAGCTGTTCGCGGTCAGCCAGGACGAGGAGTTCGCGCGGGTGACCGGACTCCCGGTGCGCGCCCTGAATCTGCTGACGGCCGTCACGGCGGCGGTCACCGTCACGGTCGCCATGCGGATCGTCGGCCTGCTGCTGGTCTCCGCCCTGATGGTGGTGCCGGTCGCGGCCGCGCAGCAGCTCAGCCGGAGCTTCGCCGTCACCTTCGCCGTCGCCGTGGCGATCGGGGTGGGTGTGACCATCGGCGGCACGGTGACCACGTACTACGTGGACGTGCCGCCCGGCGCGACGATCGTCCTGATGGCCATCGGCGTGTTCATGCTGCTCACCGCGCTGGCTGCGCCGTTGGCACGCCGCAGGGCACGGGCCGCCGCACTGGAGACCGGCGACCCGGCAGAGTGCGCGATTCCGGCCACCCGCGATCCGAGCGGGAAGGTCGGCGTCTGA
- a CDS encoding metal ABC transporter ATP-binding protein, translating to MSEPVISLRGVTAELGSRPVLRGIDLTVHRGEVVALLGANGSGKSTAVRSIIGQVPVSGGEIEIFGTPRRRFRDWKRVGYVPQRTTAVGGVPATVTEIVASGRLSRARFGMLRRTDHEAVRRAIELVGLADRAKDSVNALSGGQHQRVLIARALASEPELLIMDEPMAGVDLVSQEVLAATLREQVAQDTSVLLVLHELGPLEPLIDRAVVLRDGCVLHDGPPPRAVGQHALPGHDHVHPHAAHDAEPIRTGLLS from the coding sequence GTGAGCGAGCCCGTCATATCCCTGCGCGGCGTGACCGCCGAGCTGGGCTCGCGCCCCGTCCTGCGCGGCATCGACCTGACCGTGCACCGCGGTGAGGTCGTCGCCCTGCTCGGCGCCAACGGCTCCGGCAAGTCGACCGCCGTACGCAGCATCATCGGCCAAGTCCCCGTCAGCGGCGGCGAGATCGAGATCTTCGGCACCCCCCGCCGCCGTTTCCGCGACTGGAAGCGTGTGGGGTACGTCCCGCAGCGCACGACCGCCGTGGGCGGCGTGCCCGCGACGGTGACCGAGATCGTCGCCTCCGGGCGGCTGTCTCGCGCCCGCTTCGGCATGCTGCGCAGGACCGACCATGAGGCGGTGCGCAGGGCCATCGAGCTGGTCGGCCTGGCGGACCGCGCCAAGGACTCCGTGAACGCGCTGTCGGGCGGCCAGCACCAGCGCGTGCTCATCGCCCGCGCCCTCGCCTCCGAGCCCGAACTGCTGATCATGGACGAGCCGATGGCGGGCGTCGACCTCGTCAGCCAGGAGGTCCTGGCGGCGACCCTGCGCGAGCAGGTCGCGCAGGACACCTCCGTCCTCCTCGTCCTGCACGAGCTCGGTCCCCTGGAGCCGCTGATCGACCGCGCGGTCGTCCTGCGCGACGGCTGCGTCCTCCACGACGGCCCGCCCCCGCGGGCGGTCGGCCAGCACGCGCTGCCCGGCCACGACCACGTACACCCGCACGCGGCTCACGACGCCGAACCGATCCGGACGGGACTGCTGAGCTGA
- a CDS encoding metal ABC transporter substrate-binding protein, producing MNVRRRLISGSAVLAATALGLGTLSACTDSSAADGKSGGKLDVVASFYPMQYLAEQIGGTHVNVSNLTQPGQEPHDLEISAKQTAQLQEADAVLYLKNLQPAVDDAVAQSEVKAKIDAASLTSLEKHGNEVGGHAAAHDDSKGEESGSADPHIWLDPVKYAEVAKGVGKAFEKEDPDNAADYKKNTDALVEKLDALNAQYKTGLANTKTKVFITTHAAFGYLAERYGLTEEAINGLDPESEPSGNRVKDLEKMAKSDGVSTVFYETLVSDKTAKTIASDAGLKTDVLDPIEGIVKGTSRGSDYVQVMESNLKALQTALGTK from the coding sequence ATGAACGTACGACGACGCCTCATATCCGGGTCCGCGGTCCTGGCGGCCACCGCCCTCGGCCTGGGAACCCTTTCCGCCTGCACCGACTCCTCCGCGGCCGACGGCAAGAGCGGCGGGAAGCTCGACGTGGTGGCGTCGTTCTACCCCATGCAGTACCTCGCCGAGCAGATCGGCGGGACGCACGTGAACGTCTCGAACCTGACCCAGCCCGGCCAGGAACCGCACGACCTGGAGATCAGCGCCAAGCAGACCGCGCAGCTCCAGGAGGCGGACGCCGTCCTCTACCTCAAGAACCTCCAGCCGGCCGTCGACGACGCCGTGGCGCAGTCCGAGGTCAAGGCCAAGATCGACGCCGCGTCGCTGACCTCGCTGGAGAAGCACGGCAACGAGGTCGGCGGGCACGCGGCCGCCCACGACGACTCCAAGGGCGAGGAATCCGGCAGCGCCGACCCGCACATCTGGCTCGACCCGGTGAAGTACGCCGAGGTCGCCAAGGGCGTCGGCAAGGCCTTCGAGAAGGAAGACCCGGACAACGCCGCGGACTACAAGAAGAACACCGACGCGCTGGTCGAGAAGCTCGACGCCCTCAACGCCCAGTACAAGACCGGGCTGGCGAACACCAAGACCAAGGTCTTCATCACCACGCACGCCGCCTTCGGCTACCTCGCCGAGCGCTACGGCCTCACCGAGGAAGCGATCAACGGTCTGGACCCGGAGTCGGAGCCCAGCGGGAACCGCGTGAAGGACCTTGAGAAGATGGCCAAGTCCGACGGCGTCTCCACGGTCTTCTACGAGACGCTCGTCAGCGACAAGACCGCCAAGACCATCGCGAGCGACGCGGGCCTCAAGACGGACGTCCTCGACCCGATCGAGGGCATCGTCAAGGGCACGTCCAGGGGCAGCGACTACGTCCAGGTAATGGAATCGAACCTGAAGGCGTTGCAGACAGCGTTGGGCACCAAGTGA
- a CDS encoding glycine--tRNA ligase, with the protein MAADKIDTIVSLSKRRGFVFPCSEIYGGQKAAWDYGPLGVELKENIKRQWWRYMVTSREDVVGLDSSVILASEVWVASGHVATFSDPLTECTSCHKRYRADHLEEAYEAKHGRVPESLAEVNCPNCGNKGQFTEPKQFSGLLSTHLGPTQDSGSVAYLRPETAQGIFTNFAQVQVASRKKPPFGIAQMGKSFRNEITPGNFIFRTREFEQMEMEFFVKPGEDEKWQEYWMEQRWNWYRGLGLREENMRWYEHPAEKLSHYSKRTADIEYRFQFGGNEWGELEGVANRTDYDLNAHSKASGQDLSYFDQEAGERWTPYVIEPAAGVGRAMLAFLLDAYVEDEAPNAKGKMEKRTVLRLDPRLSPVKVAVLPLSRNPELSPKAKGLATALRQHWNIEFDDAGAIGRRYRRQDEIGTPFCVTVDFDTLDDNAVTVRERDSMKQERVSLDQIEGYLASRLIGC; encoded by the coding sequence GTGGCCGCCGACAAGATCGACACCATCGTCAGCCTGAGCAAGCGCCGTGGCTTCGTTTTCCCCTGTAGTGAGATCTACGGAGGACAGAAGGCCGCCTGGGACTACGGCCCGCTCGGCGTCGAACTCAAGGAGAACATCAAGCGCCAGTGGTGGCGTTACATGGTCACCTCGCGTGAGGACGTCGTCGGTCTCGACTCGTCGGTGATCCTGGCCAGCGAGGTCTGGGTCGCCTCCGGCCACGTCGCCACCTTCTCCGACCCGCTCACCGAGTGCACCTCCTGCCACAAGCGCTACCGCGCCGACCACTTGGAGGAGGCGTACGAGGCCAAGCACGGTCGCGTGCCCGAGAGCCTCGCCGAGGTCAACTGCCCCAACTGCGGCAACAAGGGCCAGTTCACCGAGCCCAAGCAGTTCTCCGGCCTGCTCTCCACGCACCTCGGCCCCACGCAGGACAGCGGCTCCGTCGCCTACCTGCGCCCCGAGACCGCGCAGGGCATCTTCACCAACTTCGCCCAGGTGCAGGTCGCCTCGCGCAAGAAGCCGCCGTTCGGCATCGCGCAGATGGGCAAGTCCTTCCGCAACGAGATCACGCCCGGCAACTTCATCTTCCGCACCCGCGAGTTCGAGCAGATGGAGATGGAGTTCTTCGTCAAGCCGGGCGAGGACGAGAAGTGGCAGGAGTACTGGATGGAGCAGCGCTGGAACTGGTACCGCGGCCTGGGTCTCCGTGAGGAGAACATGCGCTGGTACGAGCACCCGGCGGAGAAGCTCTCCCACTACTCCAAGCGCACCGCCGACATCGAGTACCGCTTCCAGTTCGGCGGCAACGAGTGGGGCGAGCTGGAGGGTGTCGCCAACCGCACCGACTACGACCTCAACGCGCACTCCAAGGCCTCCGGCCAGGACCTCTCCTACTTCGACCAGGAGGCCGGCGAGCGCTGGACTCCGTACGTCATCGAGCCCGCCGCCGGTGTCGGCCGCGCGATGCTGGCCTTCCTCCTCGACGCCTATGTCGAGGACGAGGCCCCCAACGCCAAGGGCAAGATGGAGAAGCGCACGGTCCTGCGCCTCGACCCGCGCCTGTCGCCGGTCAAGGTCGCGGTGCTCCCGCTCTCCCGCAACCCGGAGCTCTCCCCGAAGGCCAAGGGGCTCGCCACCGCGCTGCGCCAGCACTGGAACATCGAGTTCGACGACGCCGGCGCCATCGGCCGCCGCTACCGGCGCCAGGACGAGATCGGCACGCCGTTCTGTGTCACGGTCGACTTCGACACCCTCGACGACAACGCCGTCACGGTGCGCGAGCGCGACTCGATGAAGCAGGAGCGCGTGTCCCTCGACCAGATCGAGGGCTACCTCGCCAGCCGCCTGATCGGCTGCTGA
- a CDS encoding MarR family winged helix-turn-helix transcriptional regulator yields MAVTREDAPSREAGEGDAEPDGASRPPTLLALPSYLAGHVARIGHRALVEALKEHDLRLPHFAVLAGLGDFGPLAQHELADRLDLNRSHLVGYLDEVERQDLVRRVRDPADRRRQRVALTAGGEVRLAELKKVADRSQADCLGALSGAERETLTALLRRVVTVDDAGRRV; encoded by the coding sequence ATGGCAGTGACACGTGAAGACGCCCCTTCCCGGGAAGCCGGGGAGGGGGACGCCGAGCCGGACGGGGCCTCGCGCCCGCCGACGCTCCTCGCCCTCCCCTCCTACCTGGCGGGACACGTCGCCCGGATCGGCCATCGCGCCCTGGTCGAGGCACTCAAGGAGCACGACCTGCGCCTGCCCCACTTCGCGGTCCTCGCGGGCCTCGGGGACTTCGGACCGCTCGCCCAGCACGAACTGGCCGACCGGCTCGACCTCAACCGCAGCCACCTCGTCGGCTACCTCGACGAGGTCGAGCGGCAGGATCTCGTACGGCGGGTACGGGACCCCGCGGACCGGCGGCGCCAGCGGGTCGCTCTCACCGCCGGGGGCGAGGTGCGCCTCGCCGAACTGAAGAAGGTGGCCGACCGCTCCCAGGCCGACTGTCTGGGCGCGCTGTCGGGGGCGGAGCGGGAGACGCTGACGGCGTTGCTGCGCCGGGTGGTGACGGTGGACGACGCGGGCCGCCGAGTGTGA